In Niveispirillum cyanobacteriorum, the following proteins share a genomic window:
- a CDS encoding mitochondrial fission ELM1 family protein → MSDGRAGIENPCLGLAEALGLSPMVKRVKLRSPWRQMTPYLPLPGLDLPLGPSSDRLAAPWPDLLISSGRQAVALSMAVGRRSPRTVRVHIQNPGVPLDRFDLVSLPRHDGKSGANLVESVGAIHRVTPEKLSAAATEWGHLAEGRGRPLVSVMIGGSNRFCQLTPQMMTGVAEQLATLVRDQGVGMLITTSRRTGADNEAILKQALSGLPVYLWDGTGPNPYFGMLALADALIVTSDSVAMVSEAASTGKPVHVIDLPGNAPKFTRFHDAIRAEGITRPFQGRLESWTYQPLDDTARLAAHVRDVMASR, encoded by the coding sequence GTGTCTGATGGGCGGGCAGGAATCGAGAACCCCTGCCTGGGTCTGGCGGAGGCGCTGGGCCTGTCCCCGATGGTGAAACGCGTGAAGCTGCGCAGCCCCTGGCGACAGATGACGCCCTACCTGCCCCTGCCGGGCCTGGACCTGCCTCTGGGCCCATCATCGGATCGTCTGGCCGCACCTTGGCCCGATCTGTTGATCAGTTCGGGACGGCAAGCGGTGGCCCTGTCCATGGCGGTGGGACGGCGTTCACCCCGTACAGTGCGCGTGCATATTCAGAATCCAGGGGTGCCACTAGACCGCTTCGATCTTGTGTCCCTGCCCCGCCATGATGGCAAGAGCGGCGCGAACCTCGTGGAGAGTGTGGGTGCCATCCACCGCGTGACACCGGAGAAGCTGTCAGCGGCAGCCACGGAATGGGGACATCTGGCCGAAGGCCGAGGTCGCCCCCTGGTCAGCGTGATGATCGGCGGTTCCAACCGCTTCTGCCAATTAACGCCACAGATGATGACGGGTGTGGCAGAGCAACTGGCCACCCTGGTCCGCGACCAGGGCGTAGGCATGCTGATCACCACGTCGCGACGCACAGGCGCGGACAATGAAGCGATTCTGAAGCAGGCACTGTCGGGCCTGCCGGTTTACCTGTGGGACGGAACAGGCCCCAACCCCTATTTCGGGATGCTGGCCCTGGCCGATGCGTTGATCGTCACCTCCGACAGTGTGGCGATGGTGTCGGAGGCAGCCAGCACGGGCAAACCCGTGCATGTCATCGACCTGCCTGGCAACGCACCGAAATTCACCCGATTCCATGACGCGATACGGGCGGAGGGAATCACGCGTCCTTTCCAGGGCCGTCTGGAAAGCTGGACCTATCAGCCGCTGGACGATACCGCGCGGCTGGCCGCACACGTGCGGGATGTGATGGCATCGCGATGA
- a CDS encoding Lrp/AsnC family transcriptional regulator has translation MRRVKLDRIDRRILRDLQADGRMTNVELARRAGISAPPCLRRVRALEEAGYIRGYHADINPESMGFHVTVFAQVGLSSQAESDLKRFESLVNSWPEVRECNMLAGETDFLLKVVAVDWDSYQRFLTTKLTAAPNVSHVKSALAIRQSKYAPGVPIDVDVGPESKDEDDEDIED, from the coding sequence ATGCGGCGGGTCAAACTCGACCGAATTGATCGGCGCATCCTGCGCGACCTGCAGGCGGACGGCCGGATGACCAATGTGGAATTGGCCCGGCGTGCCGGTATTTCGGCTCCCCCCTGCCTGCGGCGCGTGCGCGCGCTGGAAGAGGCGGGCTATATCCGGGGCTACCATGCCGACATCAATCCGGAATCCATGGGCTTCCATGTCACGGTTTTCGCACAGGTCGGTCTGTCGTCCCAGGCGGAAAGCGATCTGAAGCGTTTCGAATCGTTGGTCAATTCCTGGCCTGAGGTTCGGGAATGCAACATGCTGGCTGGTGAGACGGACTTCCTGCTGAAGGTTGTCGCCGTCGACTGGGACAGCTATCAGCGCTTCCTGACCACCAAGCTGACCGCAGCACCCAATGTCAGCCACGTGAAATCGGCCCTGGCCATCCGCCAGTCCAAATACGCCCCCGGCGTGCCGATTGATGTGGATGTCGGTCCGGAGTCGAAGGACGAGGACGACGAGGATATTGAAGACTGA
- the chrA gene encoding chromate efflux transporter: MPGFGEALRFWLWLGCVSFGGPAGQIALMQQELVDKRRWIDSTRFLHGLNFAMLLPGPEAQQLATYVGWRLHGVWGGLVAGGLFVLPGALVLLVLSWLAAEHGDLAWVAALFDGVKPVVIAIIAASVWRLGRRTLKGPAPLLLALAAFLGLYLGHVPFPVVIAAAAFIGYVAAKSGRPLFAPAGHGVGDDFVPDDRPVDRSAKRLLRLAVLFALLLLVPVVGTVLLLGRSPWADIADLFTTAAFVTFGGAYAVLPFIAERAVENYQWLTPADMVNGLALAESTPGPLILVTQYVGFFAGWNHPGSLSPLAAGITGAALTTYVTFLPCFFFIFAGAPYVEALIHNRAAAGALAAITAAVVGVILNLGVVLGEAVLLPRGSVDWIAVTVAAVALAAMLRFKLAVHWLVLAGAAFGLLRMALG; this comes from the coding sequence ATGCCCGGTTTCGGGGAGGCGTTGCGGTTCTGGTTGTGGCTGGGCTGTGTCAGTTTCGGTGGGCCGGCGGGGCAGATCGCCCTGATGCAGCAAGAACTGGTGGATAAACGGCGCTGGATCGACAGCACGCGGTTCTTGCACGGGCTGAACTTCGCCATGTTGCTGCCCGGACCCGAGGCGCAGCAGTTGGCCACCTATGTCGGCTGGCGCCTGCATGGGGTGTGGGGCGGGTTGGTGGCTGGCGGCCTGTTCGTGCTGCCAGGCGCGCTGGTGCTGCTGGTCCTGTCCTGGCTGGCGGCGGAACATGGCGATCTGGCCTGGGTGGCGGCCCTGTTTGACGGCGTCAAGCCGGTGGTGATCGCCATCATCGCGGCATCTGTCTGGCGCCTGGGCCGGCGGACCCTGAAAGGGCCAGCACCGCTGTTGCTGGCTCTGGCGGCCTTTCTGGGCCTGTATCTGGGCCATGTGCCGTTTCCGGTGGTGATCGCTGCGGCGGCATTTATCGGCTATGTCGCGGCCAAGTCCGGGCGACCGCTTTTCGCACCGGCGGGCCATGGCGTGGGCGATGATTTCGTCCCCGATGATCGGCCAGTAGATCGGAGTGCGAAGCGTCTTCTACGTTTGGCTGTCCTTTTCGCCCTGTTGCTGCTGGTGCCCGTCGTCGGTACGGTACTGCTGCTGGGGCGCAGCCCCTGGGCCGACATCGCCGACCTGTTCACGACGGCGGCCTTTGTCACCTTTGGCGGTGCCTATGCGGTGCTGCCCTTCATCGCCGAGCGCGCGGTGGAGAATTACCAGTGGCTGACGCCCGCCGACATGGTGAACGGGCTGGCACTGGCCGAAAGCACGCCGGGGCCGCTTATTCTGGTCACCCAATATGTCGGATTCTTCGCAGGCTGGAACCATCCGGGCAGCCTGTCGCCGCTGGCGGCGGGGATCACGGGGGCCGCACTCACCACCTATGTCACCTTCCTGCCCTGCTTCTTCTTCATCTTCGCCGGCGCGCCCTATGTGGAGGCGCTGATCCATAACCGGGCGGCGGCAGGGGCCCTGGCCGCCATCACGGCGGCAGTGGTTGGGGTAATCTTGAACCTGGGCGTGGTTCTGGGCGAGGCCGTGCTGCTGCCCCGCGGGTCTGTCGATTGGATCGCCGTGACGGTCGCTGCCGTCGCCCTGGCCGCCATGCTGCGCTTCAAGCTGGCAGTGCATTGGCTGGTGCTGGCCGGGGCGGCGTTCGGGCTGCTGCGGATGGCGCTGGGCTAA
- a CDS encoding FMN-binding negative transcriptional regulator gives MYTPTHFKMEESDALALIETLSFATLVSLGEGGLLSTPLPLLLDRSGDGVRLIGHVARANPHWKRFDPAVPSLAIFQGGDGYVTPAWYAEKQKTGKVVPTWNYVSVHAHGRLEVVEDAAGLLDIVTRLTDRHESGRERAWQVGDAPEDYIAAMLRGIVGVVLHVDRLEAKAKLSQNKDDQDRAAIRAGMAGVLSIP, from the coding sequence ATGTACACGCCCACGCATTTCAAGATGGAAGAGAGCGACGCCCTCGCCCTCATCGAAACTCTGTCTTTCGCCACGCTGGTCAGCCTGGGGGAGGGGGGATTGCTGTCCACACCACTGCCCCTGCTGCTGGACCGTTCCGGTGATGGCGTCCGCCTGATCGGCCATGTCGCCCGCGCCAACCCTCATTGGAAGCGGTTTGACCCCGCCGTCCCGTCATTGGCCATTTTCCAGGGCGGTGACGGCTATGTCACCCCCGCCTGGTATGCGGAAAAGCAAAAGACGGGCAAGGTCGTGCCGACCTGGAACTATGTTAGCGTCCATGCCCATGGGCGGCTGGAGGTGGTGGAGGATGCCGCCGGCCTGCTGGATATTGTCACCCGTCTGACCGACCGGCATGAGTCGGGGCGGGAACGTGCATGGCAGGTTGGTGACGCGCCCGAAGACTATATCGCCGCCATGCTGCGTGGCATCGTTGGCGTCGTGCTGCATGTGGACCGGCTGGAAGCCAAGGCCAAGTTGTCCCAGAACAAGGATGATCAGGACCGCGCCGCCATCCGGGCCGGAATGGCGGGCGTTCTGAGCATCCCGTGA
- a CDS encoding LysE family translocator translates to MPAFPIETLLLFMAAALALNLTPGPDMLFCLGSGAHRGPKAGVAASLGVACGAMVHTAAAAFGLAGLLMASPLLFEIVRWTGAAYLVWLAWNTFRAAPPVADGTKVTQKDISRIFLRGAVTNILNPKVAIFFLAFLPQFIDPARGSVIVQALILGTMMNISGTIVNAAVGAGAGGLGRHLARNPLAAKVLNYLSGTVFLGLAVRLGFMSRV, encoded by the coding sequence ATGCCCGCCTTCCCCATCGAAACATTGCTGCTGTTCATGGCCGCCGCCCTGGCGCTTAACCTGACGCCGGGGCCGGACATGCTGTTCTGCCTGGGCAGCGGGGCGCATCGGGGACCGAAGGCAGGGGTTGCGGCTTCGCTGGGCGTGGCCTGTGGGGCCATGGTGCATACGGCGGCGGCAGCGTTTGGGCTTGCGGGCTTGCTGATGGCCTCCCCTCTGCTGTTTGAGATCGTGCGCTGGACGGGGGCGGCCTATCTGGTCTGGCTGGCCTGGAACACATTCCGGGCCGCGCCTCCGGTGGCCGACGGAACGAAGGTGACGCAGAAGGACATCAGCCGCATCTTCCTGCGCGGGGCCGTCACCAACATCCTGAACCCGAAGGTCGCCATCTTCTTCCTGGCGTTCCTGCCGCAATTCATCGACCCCGCACGCGGCAGCGTCATCGTGCAGGCCCTGATCCTGGGTACGATGATGAACATCTCCGGCACCATCGTGAATGCCGCGGTTGGTGCCGGTGCGGGTGGCCTGGGTCGGCATCTGGCCCGTAACCCGTTGGCGGCGAAGGTATTGAACTATCTGTCCGGTACCGTCTTCCTGGGCCTGGCCGTCCGTCTGGGTTTCATGAGCCGGGTATAG
- the serB gene encoding phosphoserine phosphatase SerB produces the protein MRQVLTLIADPAVFTLDDAVAKQARAALADLGAQTAPADWLVPSIACDIGFDGLNDDQAQAAVAKALAGMPVDIVAQPVEGRRKSVLVADMESTIIQQEMLDELGDLVGARDRIAAITHRAMNGEIDFKGALRERVALLAGLDAGVLTQMIGRITYMPGAATLIATLKKHGVYCALVSGGFKTFTAHVREQLGFDEDQANDLIVEGGKLAGTVFEPILDKDAKHQALIRITAAKRVPVAASITVGDGANDLPMLMAAGMGVAYHAKPSVAAQARARIDHGDLTALLYIQGYRAEEIVVA, from the coding sequence CTGCGACAAGTCTTGACCCTGATCGCCGATCCGGCCGTCTTCACGCTGGACGATGCCGTCGCCAAGCAGGCCCGCGCCGCTCTGGCCGATCTGGGGGCGCAGACAGCGCCGGCGGACTGGCTGGTACCGAGTATTGCCTGTGATATCGGCTTTGACGGGCTGAATGACGACCAGGCGCAGGCCGCCGTGGCCAAAGCGCTGGCGGGCATGCCGGTCGATATCGTCGCCCAGCCGGTGGAAGGCCGTCGCAAGTCAGTTCTGGTCGCCGATATGGAATCGACCATCATCCAGCAGGAGATGCTGGATGAGCTGGGCGATCTGGTTGGCGCCCGCGACCGTATCGCCGCCATCACCCACCGCGCCATGAATGGCGAGATCGACTTCAAGGGTGCCCTGCGCGAACGCGTGGCGCTGCTGGCGGGGCTGGATGCCGGCGTGCTGACCCAGATGATCGGGCGCATCACCTATATGCCGGGTGCCGCTACCCTGATCGCCACCTTGAAAAAGCATGGCGTCTATTGCGCCCTGGTATCGGGCGGGTTCAAAACCTTCACGGCCCATGTGCGCGAGCAACTGGGCTTTGACGAGGATCAGGCCAATGACCTGATTGTGGAGGGTGGCAAGCTGGCAGGCACAGTGTTCGAGCCGATCCTGGACAAGGATGCCAAGCATCAGGCCCTGATCCGTATCACGGCCGCAAAGCGCGTGCCCGTGGCGGCCAGCATTACGGTGGGCGATGGGGCCAATGATTTGCCCATGCTGATGGCCGCCGGCATGGGTGTCGCCTATCACGCCAAGCCCAGTGTGGCCGCCCAGGCCCGTGCCCGCATCGACCATGGCGACCTGACGGCCCTTCTCTATATTCAGGGATACAGGGCTGAGGAAATCGTGGTGGCGTAA
- a CDS encoding class I SAM-dependent methyltransferase: MLENWADGYIADINYTNNFYGELLPHSLQFCMTLKGFEAPDANQPLRYCELGCGYGVTANMMAMAYPHITFDAVDFNPSQIVAARAAAESAGLQNIRFHERSFQEFLDESDLPEYDIISLHGIHSWVSLENRKHILSFIKKKLRSGGVVYISYNCSVGWLPLAPLRKLIQEHAEASAGGRQEQISQALALTRELIETNAHYFKHVPGAVAQIKAMDQKALGYIVHEFLGQEWHPSYFADMAEELWSVKLSFAASAYLKDHVDQVNLSNEQLSLLNKIKDPNRKESLRDIMVSQGFRRDIFVRGPRKLSVARRAQILSNYRFALTITPDSFVSNLDTLNGKAQLSLELYGPVLQRMAKGPVRLMDLIEDKSCSKFSATSLMQMLVVLVATEQASLCLPDEGYDVRRVRASAINEALFQEPGMGCNLYWASPLLGSGILTDWLNVTILGALERGIDPVDLAWTRLRDNGQRLVHESRSLRTEAENRDELARRVEQFRAGEFQRLTGLGVSTMPR, translated from the coding sequence ATGCTGGAGAATTGGGCTGACGGCTATATTGCCGACATTAACTACACGAATAATTTCTATGGGGAGCTTTTGCCCCATTCATTGCAATTCTGCATGACCCTCAAAGGCTTCGAAGCACCCGATGCCAACCAGCCACTGCGCTACTGCGAACTTGGGTGCGGGTATGGTGTGACGGCCAACATGATGGCTATGGCCTATCCGCACATTACTTTTGATGCTGTTGATTTCAATCCTAGCCAGATCGTGGCGGCGAGAGCAGCAGCTGAATCTGCCGGATTGCAAAATATTCGTTTTCATGAGCGGAGTTTTCAGGAGTTTCTGGACGAATCGGATTTGCCTGAATATGATATTATAAGTCTCCATGGAATTCATAGTTGGGTGTCGCTTGAGAATAGAAAACATATATTAAGCTTTATTAAGAAAAAATTACGTTCGGGTGGAGTTGTTTATATTTCATACAACTGTTCTGTTGGCTGGCTGCCTTTGGCGCCGTTGCGAAAACTTATTCAAGAGCATGCAGAGGCCTCAGCGGGAGGGCGGCAGGAGCAGATCAGCCAGGCGCTGGCGCTTACAAGGGAATTGATTGAAACTAATGCGCATTATTTTAAGCATGTGCCCGGGGCGGTAGCGCAGATCAAAGCCATGGACCAGAAGGCACTTGGCTATATCGTCCATGAATTTCTTGGACAGGAATGGCACCCGTCCTACTTCGCCGACATGGCCGAGGAACTCTGGAGCGTCAAGCTCAGCTTTGCGGCATCGGCATATCTTAAGGACCATGTTGATCAGGTTAATCTATCCAATGAGCAGCTATCCTTGTTGAACAAGATCAAGGACCCAAATCGTAAAGAAAGCCTGCGCGACATTATGGTGAGCCAGGGATTTCGGCGTGACATTTTTGTGCGTGGTCCTCGAAAACTCAGCGTCGCGCGCCGGGCGCAGATTTTGTCCAACTATCGCTTTGCGCTTACAATCACTCCCGACTCTTTCGTCTCCAACCTGGATACATTGAACGGGAAGGCGCAGCTGTCCTTGGAGCTTTATGGACCTGTACTACAGCGCATGGCCAAGGGTCCGGTTAGGCTGATGGACCTGATTGAGGATAAAAGTTGTAGCAAGTTCAGTGCGACCAGCCTGATGCAGATGCTTGTTGTCCTGGTTGCCACTGAACAGGCTTCACTTTGCTTGCCGGATGAGGGTTACGATGTTCGCCGGGTTCGGGCTTCGGCCATTAACGAGGCGCTGTTTCAAGAGCCGGGTATGGGATGTAATCTCTATTGGGCCTCGCCGTTGCTCGGCAGCGGCATTCTCACTGATTGGCTGAATGTCACTATCCTCGGCGCCCTAGAACGCGGAATCGATCCCGTTGATTTGGCGTGGACCCGGCTGCGGGACAATGGGCAGCGTCTGGTGCATGAGAGCCGGTCTTTGCGTACGGAAGCGGAAAACCGCGATGAATTGGCCCGGCGTGTGGAGCAGTTCCGAGCTGGTGAGTTTCAGCGGCTTACAGGGTTAGGCGTCAGCACGATGCCACGCTGA
- the miaA gene encoding tRNA (adenosine(37)-N6)-dimethylallyltransferase MiaA: MNPTSVLIAKPRPVLIIGGPTASGKSGLALAWAKRVGGVVINADSMQVYADLRVVTARPSETDEAEASHILYGIVPASVRMSAARWRELALAEIDRAHGQGRLPIVVGGTGLYLRSLMQGLSDIPDIPADIRHAAMDLQAEIGSPALHARLAAVDPVTASRLHPTDSQRLIRAWEVMQATGRSISDWQAAPPTDVPTHLSFTTLVVEPPRPRLYAQCDQRFRIMLEQGAEAEVAALMAQGLDPALPAMKALGVPEIAAILSGTLDRETAIARAQQLTRNYAKRQLTWFRNQMPSAVRLDSTELASEGAFAKFYDRIMTGMTKIIAKTG, translated from the coding sequence ATGAATCCAACTTCTGTCCTCATTGCTAAACCGCGCCCAGTCCTCATCATTGGCGGCCCCACTGCTTCGGGAAAGTCCGGGCTCGCTCTGGCCTGGGCAAAGCGGGTCGGCGGGGTTGTCATCAATGCCGATAGCATGCAGGTCTATGCCGACCTGCGTGTGGTCACCGCCCGTCCCTCAGAGACGGACGAGGCGGAGGCCTCACATATATTATATGGTATCGTGCCCGCCTCGGTGCGGATGAGTGCCGCGCGTTGGCGGGAACTGGCGCTGGCGGAGATTGACCGAGCGCACGGGCAGGGGCGCCTGCCCATCGTGGTGGGCGGTACCGGGCTCTACCTGCGCTCCCTGATGCAGGGCCTCTCCGATATTCCCGACATCCCGGCGGACATCCGTCATGCCGCGATGGACTTGCAGGCGGAGATCGGCAGCCCCGCCCTGCATGCCCGTCTGGCAGCGGTGGATCCGGTAACAGCATCCCGCCTGCACCCAACCGACAGCCAACGCTTGATCCGTGCCTGGGAGGTGATGCAGGCCACGGGCCGTTCGATCAGCGACTGGCAGGCGGCCCCGCCGACCGATGTGCCCACACACCTGTCCTTCACGACCCTGGTGGTTGAACCACCCCGCCCGCGCCTTTACGCGCAATGTGACCAGCGGTTCCGGATCATGCTGGAGCAGGGGGCGGAGGCGGAGGTGGCGGCCTTGATGGCCCAGGGCCTCGATCCCGCCCTGCCGGCCATGAAGGCGCTGGGCGTGCCGGAGATTGCGGCCATCCTGTCCGGCACGCTGGACCGCGAAACAGCCATCGCCAGGGCGCAGCAGTTGACCCGCAATTATGCCAAGCGGCAATTGACATGGTTTCGTAACCAGATGCCTTCCGCAGTGCGGTTGGATTCGACGGAACTTGCATCTGAAGGGGCGTTCGCGAAATTTTATGACCGTATCATGACAGGCATGACTAAGATCATTGCCAAAACCGGTTGA